A stretch of DNA from Maridesulfovibrio sp.:
GGAAATTAACGTTTTTGTCCATTAATACAGTGCGATACTTATACGTTCTCCAAGGCATTAATTATTTTCACCAACTTCTCTTCAAGTTCGGTGAAATTCCTTGCAAAAAGACGAAGCTGCGGGACTTTTCCCTTCGCGCCGGAATCGCAGACAACATCCACCATCTCCGGTTCCGGATGCTCCGACATTGCCTTGCAGACGCCCCATTCAACCGTTGTTTCTTCATTTATACGGAATTCAGCGGTTTCATCCTCGCGGTCAAACCAGGCTTCGACAAATCCGCATGCAACCATGGCAGCAAGGATTTCGGCATCATAGCGCAGGTTGATCGCACAGCTTAATTCCGGATTGGACTTGCCTGCACAGATAAGTGCACGAGCCAGCATCTTCGACATTCCGAAACCCGGATAACCGCAGGGTAGAATCTCGCCGTTCCGGGCAGCGGCTATGCCGCCGGAAAAAGCCGCCACATCATTTATATCTCCGGCATACGGAAGAGACGCGGCAACATTCATGCGTACTTCCGGCACCAGTTTAGAAAAACCATCCATGCCGGAAAGCAGAAGACCGAAATCGTGAAGATCGGTTATTACCCCCTGCTTGCTCCTTTCTCTCAGCATGGGAGCCAGATGATTCGGCGGCCCGCTTCCCTCTCCGAGATCAAAACCGGCCCGCAAGGCCAGATTAAGGTACTCCTGAGCCTTGCGCACAGCCGTTACCATGTCGCAGCCAAGAGCCAGATACGATGCGATCGAGGCAGACAGGGTACACCCGGTCCCGTGGCTGTTTTTTGTTTTTACCCGCTGCTGCATAAGCGGGATCGGCTGCTGACCGCTTATGCCCAGCCAGTCCGTCGAGGCCACGGAATCAAGATGCCCGCCTTTGATCAGAACCGCCTTCGGCCCCATTTCGAGCAGCACTTCTATGGCTGCAAAAATATCTTCGCGGGATTTTATTTCCATGCCGCTGAACAATTCAGCCTCCGGGATATTCGGAGTAAGCAGCTC
This window harbors:
- the thiD gene encoding bifunctional hydroxymethylpyrimidine kinase/phosphomethylpyrimidine kinase; translation: MKPLPCVLTIAGSDSGGGAGIQADLKAISMAGCYGASAITAITAQNTVGVAGIEAVSSEFAALQIETVCSDIKVSAAKTGMLFSAPIIRAVAAALQGKDFPLVIDPVCVATSGAKLLKDDAVEAMKELFPLAELLTPNIPEAELFSGMEIKSREDIFAAIEVLLEMGPKAVLIKGGHLDSVASTDWLGISGQQPIPLMQQRVKTKNSHGTGCTLSASIASYLALGCDMVTAVRKAQEYLNLALRAGFDLGEGSGPPNHLAPMLRERSKQGVITDLHDFGLLLSGMDGFSKLVPEVRMNVAASLPYAGDINDVAAFSGGIAAARNGEILPCGYPGFGMSKMLARALICAGKSNPELSCAINLRYDAEILAAMVACGFVEAWFDREDETAEFRINEETTVEWGVCKAMSEHPEPEMVDVVCDSGAKGKVPQLRLFARNFTELEEKLVKIINALENV